A window from Sinorhizobium fredii encodes these proteins:
- the rpmA gene encoding 50S ribosomal protein L27, with the protein MAHKKAGGSSRNGRDSESKRLGVKKFGGEAVIAGNIIVRQRGTKWHAGANVGLGKDHTIFALTAGNVDFRTKANGRVYVSVMPKAEAAE; encoded by the coding sequence ATGGCACACAAGAAAGCTGGCGGTTCGTCGCGCAACGGTCGCGATTCTGAGTCCAAGCGCCTTGGCGTGAAGAAGTTCGGCGGCGAAGCCGTCATTGCGGGCAACATCATCGTGCGCCAACGCGGCACGAAGTGGCATGCCGGCGCCAATGTCGGCCTTGGCAAGGATCATACGATTTTTGCGCTTACGGCGGGCAACGTGGACTTCCGTACGAAGGCCAACGGCCGAGTCTACGTGTCTGTAATGCCGAAAGCCGAAGCAGCGGAATAA
- a CDS encoding GNAT family N-acetyltransferase produces the protein MNALVPERSRVVARPDPGPCPIIETQRLRLRPHRLSDAAAIAESLGDFQVARMLARVPAPYHQQDALDWLNRQTASVLPDWMLAVTSGDDVHIGCVGIEFRRSEWHVGYWLNRFYWGKGLASEAVHAAVERFFRRMPEAVLHSGVFADNPASLKVQEKLGFRITGCSQIYALARNAMVAHIETRLTAEDLRRPA, from the coding sequence ATGAACGCGCTCGTTCCCGAACGGTCGCGGGTGGTCGCCCGCCCCGATCCCGGCCCCTGCCCCATCATCGAGACGCAGCGGCTGCGTCTGCGCCCGCACCGGCTTTCCGATGCCGCGGCGATCGCCGAATCGCTCGGCGATTTCCAGGTGGCGCGCATGCTGGCTCGGGTGCCGGCGCCCTACCACCAGCAAGATGCGCTCGACTGGCTGAACCGTCAGACGGCAAGCGTCCTGCCCGACTGGATGCTCGCCGTCACCTCCGGCGACGACGTCCATATCGGCTGCGTCGGCATCGAATTCCGGCGGAGCGAATGGCACGTTGGCTACTGGCTGAACCGCTTCTATTGGGGCAAGGGCCTGGCCAGCGAGGCCGTCCATGCCGCCGTCGAACGCTTCTTCCGCCGCATGCCGGAGGCGGTGCTGCATTCGGGCGTCTTTGCCGACAACCCGGCCTCGCTCAAGGTGCAGGAGAAGCTCGGCTTCCGCATCACCGGCTGCAGCCAGATCTATGCGCTCGCGCGCAATGCCATGGTGGCGCATATCGAAACGCGGTTGACGGCGGAGGACCTGCGCCGGCCGGCTTGA
- a CDS encoding glutamate-5-semialdehyde dehydrogenase — translation MLDTVENGSDVNAIMLEIGRRAKAAARPLAIASAERKHAALIGMAEAIIARSSDILAANATDLANAEESGVAKAFIDRLTLTDGRIRDMADGIRAIAALKDPVGDVIAAWDRPNGLHIERVRTPLGVIGVIYESRPNVTADAGALCLKAGNAVILRGGSDSFHSSRAIHACLAEGLKAAGLPEEAIQMVPVADRAAVGAMLSGLNGAIDVIVPRGGKSLVARVQNEARVPVFAHLEGLCHIYVDASADLDMAKNIVVNAKMRRTGICGAAETLLIDRNAADRLAKPLLKGLLDAGCEVRVSDELQGLLPGLRGATDEDWATEYLDAIISAKLVDGISGAIEHINSWSSAHTEAVIAEDAAVVERFFTEIDSAILLHNASTQFADGGEFGMGGEIGIATGKMHARGPVGVEQLTSFKYRVRGTGQVRP, via the coding sequence ATGCTTGACACGGTCGAGAACGGCTCAGACGTCAATGCGATCATGCTGGAGATCGGCCGTCGCGCCAAGGCGGCCGCCCGGCCGCTCGCCATTGCCAGCGCCGAGCGCAAGCATGCGGCGCTCATCGGCATGGCCGAGGCAATCATCGCGAGGAGCAGCGACATCCTCGCCGCCAACGCGACCGATCTCGCAAACGCTGAAGAGAGCGGTGTCGCCAAGGCGTTCATCGACCGGCTGACGCTGACGGACGGCCGCATCCGCGACATGGCGGACGGCATCCGGGCGATCGCGGCGCTGAAGGATCCGGTCGGCGACGTCATTGCCGCATGGGACCGGCCGAACGGCTTGCATATAGAGCGCGTCCGCACGCCGCTCGGCGTCATTGGGGTGATCTATGAAAGCCGTCCGAACGTCACGGCGGATGCCGGCGCGCTCTGCCTCAAGGCGGGTAATGCGGTGATCCTGCGCGGCGGCTCCGACAGCTTCCATTCGTCGCGGGCGATCCATGCCTGCCTGGCCGAGGGGCTGAAGGCTGCCGGCCTGCCGGAAGAAGCGATCCAGATGGTGCCTGTCGCCGACCGCGCCGCCGTCGGCGCCATGCTTTCGGGGCTGAACGGGGCGATCGACGTTATCGTGCCGCGCGGCGGCAAAAGCCTCGTCGCCCGGGTTCAAAACGAGGCGCGCGTGCCGGTCTTCGCCCATCTCGAAGGCCTTTGCCATATCTATGTCGATGCCTCCGCCGATCTCGATATGGCGAAAAACATCGTCGTCAATGCCAAGATGCGCCGAACCGGCATCTGCGGCGCCGCCGAGACGCTGCTGATCGACCGCAACGCCGCCGACCGGCTGGCGAAACCGCTGCTTAAGGGTTTGCTCGACGCCGGTTGCGAGGTGCGCGTTTCCGACGAGCTACAAGGCCTGTTGCCGGGCCTGAGAGGCGCAACCGACGAAGACTGGGCCACCGAATATCTGGACGCGATCATCTCGGCGAAGCTCGTCGACGGCATTTCCGGCGCCATCGAGCACATCAACAGCTGGTCTTCGGCCCACACGGAGGCGGTGATCGCCGAAGACGCGGCCGTCGTCGAGCGCTTCTTCACCGAAATCGACTCGGCGATCCTGCTGCACAATGCCTCGACGCAGTTTGCCGATGGCGGCGAGTTCGGCATGGGCGGAGAGATCGGCATTGCCACCGGCAAGATGCATGCCCGCGGTCCGGTCGGCGTCGAGCAGCTGACCTCGTTCAAATATCGCGTGCGCGGCACAGGACAGGTGCGGCCCTGA
- a CDS encoding GNAT family N-acetyltransferase encodes MQTELLREDQSRSPEQRLRPQRSRTDCPILLSPRLVLRAPHEDDIDALAHLANNANIATMVSRMPHPYTTADAADFVRRAKAGTIGPGTIGKCVYAITKADNGAFLGCCGIEPHADGKTVELGYWLGEPHWNKGYATEATQALTDMAFRTRDIDQIDARCRVMNMASRRVIQKCGFQFQGSGMVDSLALGGTIAVEWYRLDRKTWVSLRSWGGMR; translated from the coding sequence ATGCAAACCGAGCTCTTGAGGGAAGACCAATCACGGTCTCCCGAACAAAGGCTGAGGCCTCAGCGGTCAAGGACCGATTGCCCGATATTGTTATCGCCCCGGCTCGTTTTGCGCGCGCCCCACGAAGATGATATCGACGCCCTTGCCCATCTTGCCAACAACGCCAATATCGCCACCATGGTCTCGCGCATGCCGCACCCCTACACGACGGCGGATGCGGCCGATTTCGTGCGACGCGCCAAAGCCGGCACGATTGGCCCCGGCACGATTGGCAAGTGCGTCTACGCGATCACCAAAGCGGACAATGGCGCATTCCTCGGCTGCTGCGGGATCGAGCCGCATGCCGACGGCAAGACGGTCGAGCTCGGCTACTGGCTGGGCGAACCCCATTGGAACAAAGGCTATGCGACGGAGGCGACGCAGGCACTGACCGACATGGCCTTTCGCACCCGCGATATCGACCAGATCGATGCGCGCTGCCGTGTGATGAACATGGCTTCGCGCCGGGTCATCCAGAAGTGCGGCTTCCAGTTCCAGGGCTCCGGCATGGTCGACAGCCTGGCGCTCGGCGGCACCATTGCCGTCGAGTGGTACCGGCTCGACCGCAAGACTTGGGTTTCGCTCAGAAGCTGGGGAGGCATGCGATGA
- the obgE gene encoding GTPase ObgE, translating into MKFLDEAKVYIRSGDGGAGAVSFHREKFIEFGGPDGGDGGRGGDVWVEAVNGLNTLIDFRYQQHFKGKTGVHGMGRNRTGAKGADVTLKVPVGTQIFEEDNETLIVDMVAEGQRYRLAAGGNGGFGNAHFKSSTNQAPNWANPGLEGEEKTIWLRLKLIADAGLVGLPNAGKSTFLAACTRARPKIANYPFTTLHPNLGVATVDGQEFIIADIPGLIEGAHEGVGIGDRFLGHVERTRVLLHLVSAQEEDVAKAYKTVKHELEAYGGGLEDKPQIVALSQIDVLTDEELKAKSKALAKACGAPPLLISAVTNKGMTEALRALRDVISSAKAGEEQA; encoded by the coding sequence ATGAAATTCCTCGATGAAGCGAAAGTCTATATCCGGTCCGGAGATGGCGGCGCCGGCGCCGTCTCTTTCCACCGCGAGAAATTCATCGAGTTCGGCGGACCGGACGGCGGCGACGGCGGCCGCGGCGGCGATGTCTGGGTGGAGGCGGTCAACGGCCTCAACACGCTCATCGACTTCCGCTACCAGCAGCACTTCAAGGGCAAGACCGGCGTTCACGGCATGGGCCGCAACCGCACCGGCGCGAAGGGTGCCGACGTAACGCTGAAGGTGCCGGTCGGCACGCAGATTTTCGAGGAAGACAACGAGACGCTGATCGTCGACATGGTCGCGGAAGGCCAGCGTTATCGGCTCGCGGCCGGCGGCAATGGCGGCTTCGGCAACGCCCATTTCAAATCCTCGACCAACCAGGCGCCGAACTGGGCCAATCCCGGCCTCGAGGGCGAGGAGAAGACCATCTGGCTGCGCTTGAAGCTGATCGCCGATGCGGGCCTCGTTGGCCTGCCGAATGCCGGCAAGTCGACCTTCCTTGCCGCCTGCACGCGCGCCCGGCCGAAGATAGCCAACTATCCTTTCACGACGCTGCACCCCAATCTCGGCGTCGCCACCGTCGACGGGCAGGAATTCATCATCGCCGACATTCCCGGGCTGATCGAGGGCGCCCATGAGGGCGTCGGCATCGGCGACCGCTTCCTCGGTCATGTCGAGCGCACCCGGGTGCTGCTGCACCTGGTTTCGGCTCAGGAGGAAGATGTCGCCAAGGCCTACAAGACCGTCAAGCACGAGCTGGAGGCCTACGGCGGCGGGCTCGAAGACAAGCCGCAGATCGTCGCGCTGTCGCAAATCGACGTGCTCACCGACGAGGAGTTGAAGGCGAAATCGAAGGCGCTCGCCAAAGCCTGCGGCGCGCCGCCGCTCCTCATCTCGGCCGTGACCAACAAGGGCATGACCGAGGCGCTGCGGGCACTGCGCGACGTCATTTCCTCCGCCAAGGCCGGCGAGGAGCAAGCCTGA
- the proB gene encoding glutamate 5-kinase: MAANRKPLEKHRRIVIKIGSALLVDRQTGLKKSWLDAMCADIAALKGKGVEVLVVSSGAIALGRTVLNLPAGALKLEESQAAAAVGQIALARAWSESLSTDQIIAGQILLTLGDTEERRRYLNARATINQLLKLGSVPIINENDTVATTEIRYGDNDRLAARVATMVGADLLVLLSDIDGLYTAPPHLDPEARFLETIAEITPEIEAMAGGAASELSRGGMRTKIDAGKIATTAGCAMIIASGKPVHPLKAIEAGARSSWFAPSRSPVTARKTWIAGQLLPAGSIAIDAGAETALRSGKSLLPAGVRQVTGTFSRGDTIAILNNSGREIARGLAGYDADEARQIAGKKSAEIAAILGYAGRTAMVHRDDMVMTAPSEP, translated from the coding sequence ATGGCCGCGAACCGCAAACCGCTCGAAAAGCACCGCCGGATCGTCATCAAGATCGGCTCGGCCCTGCTCGTCGACCGCCAGACGGGGCTGAAAAAGAGCTGGCTCGACGCCATGTGCGCCGACATCGCGGCGCTAAAGGGCAAGGGCGTCGAAGTGCTGGTCGTTTCCTCGGGCGCCATCGCGCTCGGCCGCACCGTATTGAACCTGCCGGCCGGCGCCCTGAAGCTCGAGGAAAGCCAGGCGGCCGCCGCCGTCGGCCAGATCGCCCTCGCCCGCGCCTGGTCGGAAAGCCTTTCTACCGACCAGATCATCGCCGGCCAGATCCTGCTGACGCTCGGCGATACGGAGGAGCGACGCCGCTACCTGAATGCGCGCGCCACGATCAACCAGTTGCTGAAGCTCGGCTCCGTGCCGATCATCAACGAGAACGACACGGTCGCCACCACCGAAATCCGCTATGGCGACAACGATCGGCTCGCCGCCCGCGTGGCGACCATGGTCGGCGCCGACCTGCTCGTGCTGCTATCCGACATCGACGGGCTCTATACGGCCCCGCCGCATCTCGATCCGGAAGCCCGCTTCCTCGAGACGATTGCGGAAATCACGCCGGAGATCGAGGCGATGGCCGGCGGTGCGGCCTCGGAACTGTCGCGCGGCGGCATGCGCACCAAGATCGATGCCGGCAAGATCGCCACAACGGCCGGTTGCGCGATGATCATCGCTTCCGGCAAGCCGGTGCATCCGCTGAAGGCGATCGAGGCCGGCGCCCGTTCCTCCTGGTTCGCGCCTTCCCGCTCGCCGGTGACGGCGCGCAAGACCTGGATCGCCGGACAGCTCCTGCCGGCCGGTTCGATTGCGATCGATGCCGGCGCGGAGACGGCGCTGCGCTCCGGCAAGAGCCTGCTTCCGGCCGGTGTCCGCCAGGTGACCGGAACGTTCAGCCGCGGCGACACGATCGCGATCCTCAACAATTCCGGCCGCGAGATCGCCCGCGGGCTCGCCGGCTACGACGCCGACGAGGCGCGCCAGATCGCCGGCAAGAAATCGGCCGAGATCGCCGCGATCCTCGGCTACGCCGGCCGCACCGCCATGGTGCATCGCGACGATATGGTAATGACGGCTCCCTCGGAACCATGA